A single Halarcobacter anaerophilus DNA region contains:
- the amrB gene encoding AmmeMemoRadiSam system protein B, with protein MSQREMSVAGTFYPDSKSEIERYITHFNKSFSVKDENRNKIKPRAIICPHAGYIYSGFTSNLAFNLSSNKDIKRVIVFGPSHRVYIKGASIALFDTYKTPLGDLKIDLEYSKKLKEKYGFLDFNESLHKEHSTETQAPFIKNYFKEAKIIEIVYGELDFNELSKLTDELLLDKENFIVISTDLSHFYPLNEAKKLDNICLNAIASKNLELFDKGCEACGKIGVKAIIKSAIKYNFDTELLYYCTSYDKTKDDSSVVGYASALIGEKI; from the coding sequence ATGAGCCAAAGAGAGATGAGTGTTGCCGGAACTTTTTATCCGGATAGTAAAAGTGAAATAGAAAGATATATTACTCATTTTAATAAAAGTTTTTCTGTAAAAGATGAAAACAGAAATAAAATCAAACCAAGAGCAATAATTTGTCCCCATGCAGGATATATTTACAGCGGGTTTACATCAAATTTAGCTTTTAATCTGTCTTCAAATAAAGATATAAAAAGAGTAATTGTTTTTGGACCCTCCCACAGGGTTTATATAAAAGGTGCTTCTATTGCTCTTTTTGATACATATAAAACTCCTTTGGGAGATTTAAAAATTGATTTGGAATACTCAAAAAAATTAAAAGAGAAATACGGCTTTTTGGATTTTAATGAGAGTTTGCACAAAGAACATTCAACGGAGACGCAAGCTCCTTTTATAAAAAACTATTTTAAAGAAGCAAAAATAATAGAGATTGTTTACGGTGAACTTGATTTTAATGAATTATCCAAACTAACCGATGAACTTCTTCTTGATAAAGAAAATTTTATAGTAATAAGTACCGATTTAAGTCATTTTTACCCTTTAAACGAAGCAAAAAAGTTAGATAATATATGTTTAAATGCTATTGCTTCAAAAAATTTGGAACTTTTTGACAAAGGGTGCGAAGCCTGCGGTAAAATAGGAGTTAAAGCCATAATAAAATCTGCAATAAAATATAATTTTGATACAGAACTTTTATATTATTGTACAAGTTACGATAAAACAAAAGATGACAGCAGTGTAGTAGGTTATGCCTCTGCTTTAATAGGAGAAAAAATTTAG
- a CDS encoding metal ABC transporter ATP-binding protein, translating into MKKLIEVKNISYSYDNTNVLENITLDIIDNDFLAIIGPNGGGKSTLLKVMLGLLKIKSGQIIKNLKNEDIGYVPQNTNLNTDFPITALEVVLMGHKSKKRKLFGFSKEDIDAAMTSLKEVEMQDFANSKIGDLSGGQRQRVFIARALCTNPKIMLLDEPTASIDVKGQKEIYELLKELNKTISIVVVSHDISILLNYAKNVAHINKKLVYHHLKNTKEKIDTEKEHLCEVELLSALGKTEICCNQTHQLG; encoded by the coding sequence ATGAAAAAATTAATAGAAGTTAAGAATATCTCTTATAGTTATGATAATACAAATGTTTTGGAAAATATAACTCTTGATATAATAGATAATGATTTTTTGGCAATAATAGGTCCAAACGGCGGAGGTAAATCTACTTTACTTAAAGTAATGCTAGGTCTTCTAAAAATAAAAAGCGGACAAATAATAAAAAATCTGAAAAACGAGGATATAGGTTATGTTCCTCAAAATACCAATTTAAATACGGATTTTCCAATTACTGCTTTAGAAGTTGTTTTAATGGGACATAAATCAAAAAAAAGAAAACTTTTCGGATTTAGTAAAGAGGATATTGATGCGGCAATGACCTCTTTAAAAGAAGTTGAGATGCAAGATTTTGCAAACAGTAAAATAGGTGATTTAAGCGGAGGACAAAGACAAAGAGTATTTATAGCAAGAGCTTTATGTACAAATCCTAAAATAATGCTTCTTGATGAACCTACAGCTAGTATCGACGTAAAAGGACAAAAAGAGATTTATGAACTTTTAAAAGAGCTTAATAAAACTATATCTATAGTTGTAGTAAGCCATGATATTTCAATTCTTTTGAATTATGCAAAAAATGTTGCTCATATAAATAAAAAACTTGTTTATCACCATTTAAAAAATACTAAAGAGAAAATAGATACGGAAAAAGAGCATTTATGTGAAGTTGAACTTCTCTCTGCTCTTGGAAAAACAGAAATTTGCTGCAATCAAACACATCAATTAGGTTAA
- a CDS encoding metal ABC transporter permease — protein sequence MLEALQYDFIQNAIISGILVSIAAGIIGSLVVANKITFLAGGIAHSSYGGIGLAIFLGIPVLFGATVFAVATAMVIAALTIKSRKRIDAIIGIMWAFGMAVGIIFVDLTPGYNVDLMSYLFGSIIAVSHEDIVYLAILDVFIIGAVLLFYKQILAVSYDSEFALLRGINVRFFYTLILILAALSVVGAIKVVGLILVIALLTIPTYLAEMFAKKLSSMMIISAFLATIFTLIGLVISYYFDISSGASIIVVGVAALLISKLLGKK from the coding sequence ATGTTAGAAGCTTTACAATATGATTTTATTCAAAATGCAATAATATCGGGAATCCTTGTCTCAATAGCAGCAGGAATAATAGGTTCTTTGGTTGTTGCAAACAAAATAACTTTTTTAGCAGGAGGAATTGCACACAGCTCTTACGGTGGAATAGGACTTGCTATTTTTCTAGGAATCCCCGTTCTTTTCGGAGCAACCGTTTTTGCCGTTGCTACTGCTATGGTAATTGCGGCACTTACAATAAAAAGTAGAAAAAGAATAGATGCAATTATAGGTATAATGTGGGCATTTGGAATGGCTGTCGGGATAATTTTTGTAGATTTAACGCCGGGATATAATGTAGACTTGATGAGTTATCTTTTCGGTTCTATTATTGCAGTCTCACATGAAGATATAGTTTATCTTGCAATATTAGATGTTTTTATTATAGGGGCGGTTCTGCTTTTTTACAAACAGATTTTAGCAGTATCTTATGACAGCGAGTTTGCTCTTTTAAGAGGAATTAATGTTAGATTCTTTTATACGTTGATTCTTATATTAGCAGCATTAAGTGTAGTTGGAGCAATAAAAGTTGTAGGACTTATTTTAGTTATTGCACTTTTGACGATTCCGACGTATTTAGCAGAGATGTTTGCCAAGAAGCTTTCATCAATGATGATAATAAGTGCTTTTTTAGCTACAATATTTACGCTTATAGGACTTGTAATATCTTATTATTTCGATATTAGTTCAGGAGCAAGTATTATTGTTGTCGGAGTTGCAGCTTTATTAATATCAAAACTTTTAGGAAAAAAATGA
- a CDS encoding CvfB family protein: MNKKIELGVINTLKVSRVSEPGIYLCSLENEEVLLPNCYVSSSMQIGTEIEVFIYTDSEDRIVATTLKPYAMKNDFAALEVVDSTKFGAFLDMGLPKDLLVPKNRQKSTFQIGNLKVVKIVEDEKTHRLIGTEKFVLEKFPEDLKKNDEVEILLYMKTPLGFKVIVNNKYEGLIYHNEIFEQINVANRRRAFVKYIRDDGKIDISLQKIGVKKSNDNPEKILEILEANNAQMNFTYKSDPEDIKQNFSMSKKAFKAALTKLLEEKKIELLEDSIKLKV; encoded by the coding sequence ATGAATAAAAAAATAGAATTAGGTGTTATAAATACCCTAAAAGTAAGCAGAGTTTCAGAACCTGGAATATATCTTTGTTCTCTTGAAAACGAAGAGGTTTTACTTCCAAACTGTTATGTTTCAAGCAGTATGCAAATAGGTACTGAAATTGAGGTTTTCATCTACACCGACAGTGAAGACAGAATAGTTGCAACAACACTAAAACCTTATGCTATGAAAAATGATTTTGCGGCTTTAGAAGTCGTTGATAGTACAAAGTTCGGTGCTTTTTTAGATATGGGACTTCCAAAAGATCTTTTAGTTCCTAAAAATAGACAAAAATCTACTTTTCAAATAGGTAATTTAAAAGTGGTAAAAATAGTAGAAGATGAAAAAACCCACAGATTAATAGGTACGGAAAAGTTTGTTTTAGAAAAATTTCCCGAAGATTTGAAAAAAAATGATGAGGTTGAAATCTTACTTTATATGAAAACACCTTTAGGTTTTAAAGTTATCGTAAATAACAAATATGAAGGTTTGATTTATCATAACGAAATTTTTGAACAAATAAATGTTGCAAATAGAAGAAGAGCCTTTGTAAAATATATAAGAGATGACGGGAAAATTGATATTTCTTTACAGAAAATAGGGGTAAAAAAGAGTAACGATAATCCTGAAAAAATTTTAGAAATTTTAGAAGCAAATAATGCCCAAATGAATTTTACGTATAAAAGTGACCCTGAAGATATCAAACAAAACTTCTCAATGAGTAAAAAAGCTTTTAAAGCTGCTTTAACCAAACTCTTAGAAGAGAAAAAAATAGAACTTTTAGAGGATTCTATCAAACTAAAAGTTTAG
- the tpx gene encoding thiol peroxidase: MATTNLSGNPVNLAGTEINVGDKAPVVNVVGQDLSDIEIGKKAQVIVVVPSLDTPVCAAETRKFNEEAAKTDAEVVVVSMDLPFAMGRFCTTEGIENLKVGSDFRNKDFVNSYGVLIADGPLAGVACRAIFITDESGTVIYKEICPEITEEPNYEAALAAIK, translated from the coding sequence ATGGCAACAACAAATCTTAGTGGAAATCCAGTAAATTTAGCTGGAACAGAAATCAATGTAGGAGACAAAGCTCCCGTAGTAAATGTTGTAGGGCAAGATTTATCGGATATTGAAATTGGTAAAAAGGCACAAGTTATTGTTGTAGTACCGTCTTTAGATACTCCTGTATGTGCAGCAGAAACAAGAAAATTCAATGAAGAAGCGGCAAAAACAGATGCAGAAGTTGTAGTTGTTTCTATGGATTTGCCATTTGCAATGGGAAGATTTTGTACAACTGAAGGAATTGAAAACTTAAAAGTAGGAAGTGATTTCAGAAATAAAGATTTTGTAAACTCATACGGTGTTTTAATTGCCGACGGACCATTGGCAGGTGTTGCGTGTAGAGCAATTTTTATTACTGATGAAAGCGGTACTGTAATATATAAAGAGATTTGTCCTGAAATTACGGAAGAACCAAATTATGAAGCTGCATTAGCTGCAATCAAATAA
- a CDS encoding methyl-accepting chemotaxis protein, whose translation MNNWSIGNKLNLSILISSIAGLVIAFGIFSFYLNNVKVNVYKESSSNMNSIVKQKLSAKEEICISNAVSIANDGKIIEALKSRDREGLISIMQKLSKDFKNNTNFKNIKVHIHDDKGDSFLRSWNPKSFGDNLLKREAVLSVHTNKKAVVGTEIGISNVNLVGVAPIIKDDEFIGSIEFKAGYNSIVKDINRYYHSNLLMLLDKNIVKNSTVLSKLKTIGSYALNQKNYNEDFAEYISTLNLKELEKNTYHVDDKYFVTLSPIIDFSGEKIGYYVIGENSKYIKESVSHAQKIVYIAVVLIVAILIIISLIIALFSRKIIIKPLKELDKAITDINNNSNTSNRVDVQREDEIGTVAKNFNKYLDKIEEGIKKDTKVIEEAIDIVHKAKEGFYTYDIKEVANSVQVEELKQKVNEMLKVTKDNLSLITNALIEYGNARYNYKIDAKSSGNVGSLIKGTNALGTSVSEILSMVDNTGKRLSSNAEELAATSEQLSASSLQQAASLEETAAAIEEITSTITQTDEKTKRMLTISKEMEDTSHQDDELAHKTGKSMEDINQATNDIVDAITIIDQIAFQTNILSLNAAVEAATAGEAGKGFAVVAQEVRNLANRSAEAAKQIKELVDFAQEKTKEGKSTADKMVESFNFLNSKVSEVAHLVNDVSDASHEQRLGMDQINDAINQLDKATQENANASESVSQKAMALSELSSQLVSIVNRTTFDKSRENSVCDVNLVFDTTKLKLDHISFKENNFEKVGNGQNWHVKDHHECDLGKWIEKHSNEVYTKNQDWQDLLKAHENVHKGVQEYIDVDSKDKKDARLYDIAKNIEDNTSNVFKYIDKVKEHKCNEMRLKRGRDVVGKETKDPKVYHEKISKYKKDESLHDRVSKNGTVTLKEEKNDDEQWESF comes from the coding sequence ATGAATAATTGGAGTATAGGAAATAAACTAAACCTATCGATTTTGATAAGTTCAATAGCGGGACTTGTTATTGCTTTTGGAATATTCTCTTTTTACCTTAATAATGTAAAAGTTAATGTATACAAAGAGTCCTCTTCTAATATGAATTCAATAGTAAAACAAAAATTAAGCGCAAAAGAGGAAATATGTATTTCAAATGCAGTTTCAATTGCAAATGACGGGAAAATAATAGAGGCTTTAAAAAGTAGAGATAGAGAAGGTCTAATCTCTATTATGCAAAAACTTTCAAAAGATTTTAAGAACAATACAAATTTTAAAAATATAAAAGTTCATATTCATGATGATAAGGGTGACTCTTTTTTAAGATCATGGAATCCCAAATCTTTTGGAGATAATCTACTTAAAAGAGAAGCGGTTTTGAGTGTCCATACAAATAAAAAAGCAGTCGTAGGAACGGAAATCGGTATATCTAACGTAAACTTAGTAGGTGTTGCTCCTATTATCAAAGATGATGAATTTATAGGAAGTATTGAATTTAAAGCAGGATATAACTCAATTGTTAAAGATATAAACAGATATTACCACTCTAATTTGTTGATGCTTTTAGATAAAAATATCGTAAAAAACAGTACTGTTTTGTCAAAATTAAAAACTATAGGCTCATATGCTTTAAACCAAAAAAACTATAACGAAGATTTTGCAGAGTATATTTCAACGTTAAACTTAAAAGAGTTGGAAAAAAATACTTATCATGTAGATGACAAATATTTTGTTACTTTAAGTCCGATAATTGATTTTTCAGGTGAAAAAATAGGATATTACGTAATAGGTGAGAATTCAAAATATATTAAAGAATCAGTATCTCATGCACAAAAAATAGTTTATATTGCGGTTGTTTTGATTGTGGCAATATTGATTATTATAAGTTTGATAATTGCTCTTTTCTCAAGAAAAATAATTATAAAACCTCTAAAAGAGCTTGATAAAGCGATTACTGATATAAACAATAATTCAAATACTTCAAATAGAGTAGATGTGCAAAGAGAGGATGAAATAGGAACAGTTGCAAAAAATTTCAATAAATATTTAGATAAAATCGAAGAAGGAATAAAAAAAGATACAAAAGTTATTGAAGAGGCAATCGATATTGTTCATAAAGCAAAAGAGGGATTTTATACTTATGATATAAAAGAGGTTGCAAACTCTGTTCAAGTAGAAGAGTTAAAACAAAAAGTAAATGAGATGTTAAAAGTGACAAAAGACAATCTCTCTTTAATAACAAATGCTTTAATAGAGTACGGAAATGCAAGATATAATTATAAAATCGATGCAAAAAGTTCAGGAAACGTAGGCTCTTTAATAAAAGGAACAAATGCCCTAGGAACATCGGTTTCTGAAATATTAAGTATGGTTGATAATACCGGCAAAAGATTATCATCAAATGCGGAAGAACTAGCCGCAACATCAGAACAGCTTTCAGCTTCATCTTTACAACAAGCTGCCTCTTTGGAAGAGACGGCTGCCGCTATTGAAGAGATTACTTCAACAATTACGCAAACCGATGAAAAAACAAAAAGAATGTTGACAATATCTAAAGAGATGGAAGATACAAGTCATCAAGACGATGAATTGGCTCATAAAACCGGAAAATCTATGGAAGATATTAATCAAGCTACAAATGACATCGTAGATGCAATAACTATCATAGATCAAATAGCTTTCCAAACAAATATTCTATCTTTAAATGCAGCAGTAGAAGCGGCAACGGCGGGAGAAGCAGGGAAAGGCTTTGCCGTAGTTGCACAAGAAGTTAGAAATTTGGCAAATAGAAGTGCCGAGGCTGCAAAACAGATAAAAGAGTTAGTTGATTTTGCACAAGAAAAAACAAAAGAGGGGAAAAGCACCGCCGATAAAATGGTTGAAAGTTTTAATTTCCTAAACTCAAAAGTTTCCGAAGTAGCACATTTGGTAAATGACGTATCAGACGCTTCCCATGAACAAAGATTAGGAATGGATCAAATAAATGATGCAATAAACCAACTTGACAAAGCAACTCAAGAGAATGCAAATGCCTCAGAGAGTGTTTCTCAAAAAGCAATGGCTTTAAGCGAACTCTCTTCTCAACTGGTTTCAATAGTAAACAGAACAACCTTTGACAAATCAAGAGAAAACAGTGTTTGTGACGTGAATTTGGTATTTGATACAACAAAATTAAAACTAGACCATATCTCATTTAAAGAGAACAATTTCGAAAAAGTAGGTAACGGTCAAAACTGGCATGTAAAAGATCATCATGAATGTGATTTGGGAAAATGGATAGAAAAACACTCAAATGAAGTTTACACCAAAAATCAAGATTGGCAGGATCTGTTAAAAGCTCATGAAAATGTACATAAAGGGGTACAAGAGTATATAGATGTAGACTCTAAAGATAAAAAAGATGCCAGACTTTATGATATTGCAAAAAATATAGAAGATAATACTTCAAACGTATTTAAATATATTGATAAAGTAAAAGAGCATAAATGTAATGAAATGAGATTAAAAAGAGGAAGGGATGTTGTAGGAAAAGAGACAAAAGATCCTAAAGTTTATCATGAAAAAATATCTAAATATAAAAAAGATGAATCTCTTCACGACAGAGTATCAAAAAACGGGACTGTTACTTTAAAAGAAGAGAAAAATGATGATGAACAGTGGGAGAGTTTTTAA
- a CDS encoding ATP-dependent helicase: MPLSNLNEEQLSAATCKRGYNLIIASAGTGKTSTIVGRIANLINNNIKPEEILLLTFTNKAAAEMVTRVGKVFGKDVAKKIMAGTFHSVSYKLLKQLNINITLKQPSELKTLFKSLYEKRVFYDRSDEANPYDGGYLYDRYSLYLNSNEGENFTSWILKKSPDHELYTAIYEDVILEFNELKIKYGYANFDDLLTIMLDTLKEHEFDFKEILVDEYQDTNPLQGRLLDAFKPKSLFCVGDYDQSIYAFNGSDIGIISTFSKRYEDAKVFTLRKNYRSSKPILDLATKVIEYNERVYEKHLQVMRTDVSVAPKLLAFTELFQQYHHISELISNSGTPHNEIAIIFRNNSSADGIEANLREYGIPAKRKGGMSFFDSVEIKYILDIMVMQLIHNDMMAFIHILEYGKGIGKAIAKDIFDALTKLGHGNIFKGLFHPDEKINNPFETNRVKNIQLGLFDDFLELGSVSKFKNCGFEEAFLSNPILKHPKLSIDGAKYIYDFYLLMKQVQRIKNPQSMVNSIAGSMLYSKIRDFLATKRATQKDGTVNSIQKTKALAKINRKVMLLRTLSKNFQELSKFLNSVILGGGEMSEGEGVNLLSVHASKGLEFKEVYVIDLMDGRFPNRKLMSKGGSLEEERRLFYVAVTRAKDILYLSYAKYDKIKKMDFIHSPFLKEAGLIRNEET; the protein is encoded by the coding sequence ATGCCATTATCAAATTTAAATGAAGAGCAGTTAAGCGCTGCAACCTGTAAACGAGGTTATAATCTAATTATTGCCAGTGCCGGTACAGGAAAAACATCAACTATCGTGGGAAGAATTGCAAATTTAATAAATAATAATATAAAACCCGAAGAGATTTTACTTTTAACTTTTACAAATAAAGCAGCCGCGGAAATGGTAACAAGAGTAGGGAAGGTTTTCGGTAAAGATGTTGCAAAAAAGATAATGGCAGGAACTTTTCACTCTGTTTCATATAAACTTCTAAAACAGCTAAATATAAATATTACTTTAAAGCAGCCAAGTGAATTAAAAACACTATTTAAATCCCTTTATGAAAAAAGGGTTTTTTATGACAGAAGCGATGAAGCAAACCCTTATGACGGAGGCTATTTATATGATAGATACTCTTTATATCTAAACTCGAACGAGGGTGAAAATTTTACTTCATGGATACTAAAAAAAAGTCCTGATCATGAACTGTATACGGCAATTTACGAAGATGTAATTTTAGAGTTTAATGAACTAAAAATAAAATACGGTTATGCAAATTTTGACGATTTGCTTACTATTATGCTTGATACGCTAAAAGAGCATGAATTTGATTTTAAAGAGATACTTGTAGACGAATATCAAGATACAAACCCTTTACAAGGAAGATTACTTGATGCTTTTAAACCGAAATCGCTTTTTTGCGTGGGAGATTATGATCAAAGTATTTATGCTTTTAACGGCTCTGATATAGGTATTATCTCTACTTTTTCAAAAAGATATGAGGATGCAAAAGTATTTACTCTAAGAAAAAACTATCGTTCAAGTAAACCTATACTTGACTTGGCTACAAAAGTTATAGAGTACAATGAAAGAGTATATGAAAAACATCTTCAAGTGATGAGAACAGATGTAAGCGTTGCTCCTAAACTTTTAGCTTTTACTGAACTTTTTCAGCAATATCATCATATCTCCGAACTAATATCAAACAGCGGAACACCGCACAATGAAATAGCAATTATTTTTAGAAATAATTCAAGTGCAGACGGTATCGAAGCAAATCTAAGAGAGTACGGAATTCCTGCAAAAAGAAAAGGGGGAATGTCTTTTTTTGATTCTGTTGAAATCAAATATATCTTGGATATTATGGTAATGCAGTTAATTCACAATGATATGATGGCATTTATTCATATTTTGGAGTACGGAAAAGGTATAGGAAAAGCAATAGCCAAAGATATTTTTGATGCTTTGACAAAGCTGGGACACGGAAATATTTTCAAAGGTTTATTTCATCCTGACGAAAAGATAAACAACCCTTTTGAAACAAACAGAGTAAAAAATATTCAGCTAGGACTTTTTGATGATTTTTTAGAGTTAGGTTCAGTGTCCAAATTTAAAAATTGCGGTTTTGAAGAGGCTTTTTTAAGTAATCCCATACTAAAACATCCAAAACTCTCAATTGACGGGGCTAAATATATTTATGATTTTTATCTGCTTATGAAACAGGTACAAAGAATCAAAAATCCCCAATCAATGGTAAACTCTATTGCAGGTTCTATGCTTTATTCAAAAATCAGGGATTTTTTGGCAACAAAAAGAGCAACTCAAAAAGACGGAACGGTAAACTCTATTCAAAAAACAAAAGCTTTGGCAAAGATAAATAGGAAAGTGATGCTCTTAAGAACACTTTCCAAAAATTTTCAAGAGCTATCAAAATTTCTAAACTCGGTAATTTTAGGCGGCGGGGAGATGAGTGAAGGAGAAGGAGTAAACCTTTTATCTGTTCATGCAAGCAAAGGTTTGGAGTTTAAAGAAGTTTACGTAATAGATTTGATGGACGGAAGATTTCCCAATAGAAAGTTGATGAGCAAAGGCGGAAGTTTGGAAGAAGAGAGACGTCTTTTTTATGTAGCTGTAACAAGAGCAAAAGATATTTTGTATCTAAGTTATGCAAAATACGACAAAATCAAAAAAATGGATTTTATCCATTCACCTTTTTTAAAAGAAGCAGGGCTTATAAGAAACGAAGAAACCTGA